The Vigna angularis cultivar LongXiaoDou No.4 chromosome 9, ASM1680809v1, whole genome shotgun sequence DNA window TCACCACCCAAAATCTCAGTCAAAGCTTCACACcctaattcttcttcttcttcttcatatctGCAatccctctttctctttcaaccCTCTTCCTCAAAGTTCCAAAATTTCTCTTCCCGACATGCCCAAGTTTCTCGTCTAACCACCTTCAACCCATTTTccgttattttaaaaaatccttctttttcttaatttcgaATCGGAAACCCTAGCTCAAGAGACCCCAATTTTCGTCTCCGCAGCCGCCTTCTGAAGTTGGgggaaaaacaaacaaaatacaaaagttGGGGATTTACCCCCCAAACCCTAGTTCTGGATCTTGCTTTGGTGTTCAAATTTTGGCGTTTTTTCTTGCATTAGGTTCGGATTTTAGGATTTTACAATTTTGCGTTCGGCCCCACGTTTTGTCAGACGATTAAGCAGGTGAGTTGCCTTCAAGGTTGTATTTTGCATCTGAAGAAGTTTCATTGTTGTTCTAGTTAGTTCAGAGGGTAATATGAGCTCCTAGGTGTTTTGTGTTGAGATGAAAAAAAGTTACTAGTGAAAGGGTATTTATTTGTTCTTTGCCTATTACTTTTGGACTATGCTTGTGGATCGGAGTAATTTTACTAAGTTTGCTACTTTCTGTTGTTACTTGTAATTTATTGCTACGAATATGGTAGGAGACTACAATTCTAGCTACCATAAAATGATTGATCACAACATATTTATATCCTAGTTTGAAGAACTAGCACTTAGTCTTACTATGTACTTTCATTGGAATAGCCTTTAATGGACAGATTCCAATTTATATACTTGCGCTCTACATTGATATCTAAGATTTAATTCCCATATGTATGACTTCGGTTTTACCATTAGTATGGCAGAGAAGGAGCTGTTTGGATTTGAATGATATCTCAGAATATAACGTGTTTCTCAAATCTTTACTCTTGCTGCCGGATTGGGTTCAATCTTGTCGATTCCTggaatactttttatttttatcatttataagCAGTCTGCATGATGGAGTTTGATATTACGATTTATTTTGGGTGCTGCAGTTTTTAACTGTTATCTATTGTGTATTTGTAAAGTTACAAGTCAGAATAATAAAATTCAGGGTGACGACTGAATTTTGGACATATAATTTCTAGTGTCTTGGAGATTTCATTACATATCCTTTAGCAGCTGAAGGAAGTTCCATAATGCTTGGCTGTGTGTGtcaatcttttttatttcaattgtgCATCctgtttcctttgttttttgtaatgtaattttttgtttgCTTAATTGATATTGGTTGGAAGTGACCTGGGTTGCATTGTGGATCATGCAGTTTAGCTTTTACAGCTACTCGTGGTATGATGCCAAGGGCAGTATGCTGGTTGTAGTCGGGGGAAATGCAAAGGTATCATGCTGGCAGCTGCACTAGTGCAGTTAATAACAGTGCAATTGGTGGACCTTCTACTAGGGACACGGGAAGATCTGATTCACCTTCTTTGCCTGCTAACTTCTCTGTAAGTTCAAGGTAAGGAACTTCCTCCTCACACTTTCCTCTTATTGCCATTTTCTTCTTATGAATGACTGCAAATATGGCATATGCTGTCAAGGAACTACAAATTCCAAATAAATGTGGTTGTGATACACAGTGTAatgcttttatatattttctttttcatttatctaATAATTTgtgtctgttttttttttcttttcgtttgATTAACATCCTTTTTAAAATTGTGCAGTCATGTTAAAGTGTGGTTCATTTATTTCTTGAGTGATACGAATGTTCCAAGTATTCATTATATCTTCATTTTTCAGTTCCCATGCATTTGATTGCTTAAGAGTTTCCTCTGATTTCTATGATCAGTATTATTTTCCAGTTATTTTCTTTACTATTAATCTCTCTACTTTTGATAATCCGCTTTGATGGTTAAATAGGCAAGAAATATTAGGTTACATATCCTTGCTTATAACCATAGATCTCAGATAGCAGGATAGTGGGTAGCGGAATATCCTCTAATATGATGTTTTGAGTTGCACAttagttaattttgtaatatgCACAGATAAATGCTGAAAAAAAACTGccaaaattaaatacatattcATAGTAAACAGTTAAAAGTTAGAATTTGAAGGCAAACACACCAAAGTTTAAGATGAAGTATATATGAAAATCAGAGTTTGAAGCTAAACACACAACAGATAAAGATGAAACATCTGCTCACAGTTTTAAAACTCGGCTGGGTCAGACTGGTTGAACTGGTCTGTCCAAGATCTGGAAGTATAATTGGTTTTAATTGCTTTTTGGACTGGATGTGTTACCTACTTGGTATTATAATAAAAGTTGTGTATTCTATGAAAGCCTTTCCTGAACCCaacaaaattacataaaactgtgtttttaattctaaatattaagaagtagactttaattTAACTCAACTTTACAGGTGGAATTAGACATTAGTAGCTGGTTTAGGTGAAACAATAAatccaacaaataataaattttgttaagataGACTCTAATCCATGAttctgatatcatgttaagaagtgagttttaagcctaattcaactttacaaactgacttgtaaggtgatgtttgcacctacttatatactGTAAATTGATCTCGTCTTTTTAAcactaattttcataaaatagttAAAGAACAATGGCACTAGTTCTGCAGAAATTGGTATAAATTTTCACCGCTTGCTCCTcgtatttgttttattttttatcaagataagatttctcttttccttttcattttaaagttaGATTTTGTTGTGGGGATGATTCTACCATATCATACTTTCAAAATATTGTTAAGAATTTGAATGAGAAGAGAGTATGATGTTggtggatttttatttttttatttttaaaattgatggCTGCAAGGGATTTGTTCTGAAAGTTCATTCCAAATCTTGTAAGAAGGGTTGCATAGTTTGTAAATCAAGAACTTAATTGCTGAGTGTGGGTTGGGAGTTTTGTTTCGGTCCAACCATTTAGTTAATaatgacttttaaaatttatatttcttgcctttgaaactttttttatatatttgtttgacTTAGTTtgctaaattttcttttcttattgaGTTGTATTTTTTATGTTCTGTAATAAAGTGCcatgttattttctttgtatGCTAAATCTGATGCTGCTAATATTGAACACAATGGTTTTGTGTTTGCAGGCGACAACCACCATTAAACCCATACAAGTTGAAGTGTGATAAAGAACCCTTGAACTCTAGGTAGTTCCTGTTCATAATAGtgtgatttttaaaattattgccCACTGTATTTCATGATTAACTTTAATTAACAAACAGTACAAGGCTCTATTGGGAGCACATTTTCATATGctgttgtaataaaaaaattgcatttatGATGTTTTCCCCTTCCCTGTCTTGTTATTATCAGCTTATGCTTTTGCTTGTTGTTACTTTATATGGCTAAGAGACTAAGAGTAGTGAGTTTGAATAGTTAAATGGTTGGGCAGTTAAAGTTAGGAGGCCTTGGCTTAAATAGTGGGGGAGAGGGAAAGAAAGTGGGGATTCAGAttgttatttttagaaataGAGGTCTGGCATAGTTGTAGAAGGGGATACTCTTGGAAGGATAATGCTCTTTTTTCGTAAATGAAATTCCATTGGAGATTTGTTCTCTTTCTTTGTCACCTCTAGATTTATCAGTTATTTCTCATGGCTTTTGTAATGATTTGTCCAACAATTTTTATGCCATTTACTGGGCATGGCATAACTGAACATACAAGCTCCGGATGATTTGGTTGAGTTCTCGAAGAGGATGATAACCAAGCAGTATGCGATCTCATTCTCTGGTTGCTCATGTGCTAGTGACTTGAGGGGGATGGATTGCCCAGGGCTCAGGTAGAGAAGTGTATGAGGTGAACCAGAGGAAGCTGTCAATGAAGGTACAACTTGCATTTGTCAGCAGTTAAGGTGTGGCTAGTTTCAATTCTGGAGGAGTTAGATGGTAGATTTAATATAACCTGGAAAGGGTTGACAGTAACGTTGATACTAAGGTTTGCAGCTTGTCTGCTGTGTCAAAAAGTATCTTTTGATGAGTATATACACATATTTTGAGGTATTGGTGGTGTTGGCATTGGAGATACCTGAAAAGCAATTCCTAGGGTATTTCTTAGGCGGATTGAGGTGTGAAGTTTGGTGGCAGATAGTTCAGATGCAGCTGTGCCTCCAAACTCATCTTTCGATCTCTGTCTTTTGCTCCAGAGGTGTACTTTAGGTATCATCTTGGTGGAGGTGTTGTGTCAATAGCAGGATCAGCTGTGGCAACTACTGGGTTTACCCGATCTGTTGTAGGGAACACCATTGACAGGCTTTTTCAAGATATACTCTAGGTCAAACATTGATTTAGGAAAAAAAGTGTGCAGGAAGGAAGTAAAGCAACAGTGCAGTCCACCACTAAGCCCAATGGAGGTGCACATGCACTTGGAGAAACTGTCATACTGTGTTTTAAGGAGAAGGGAAGAGGGTTGATGTTCCCCGGAGGGCCATCTGATATTCCCAGTTCAGTTGCCAGGGAAACGTAGGCTGATGGATAGTAGAAGTAGTAGACCAATTTGGAGCTCAAAAGTTTTGCAATGGTTGAAGATGTCTGTGTTTTTCATATCTCCCTGTCTATCCTTTGATTGGTAATTATTCCTTACAAATTCCTTGTGATAGTCTGCCAAAGATCATACTCAGTTGTTCCTTCTACATTGTGTTAGGGATATTTGACCTGCCCAGTGAGCACTAATGATTGGGAGCAGACCTGATAGGGGATTAGAAGGGAAGATTGTTGTCAAATCTTGGTTGCACAATTTCAACCTTGCTGTCAAGGTTGAACATGAATAGTATGGTATTGATAGTACTGAAAAGAGAGTATATTTTTGGTTAAGAGGTTTCATAACTTCCAAAGCATCTTGGCAGAAAAGTATGTCTCTAGTTGGATAGGGTTGAATGGACGTTCGAACACTTTCAATGTTAAACCAAACATATCCCCTAATTAGTTGGGTCATAGGTGGTTAAAGTCAAGAGTGGGGTTCTTGGCTTGggattaatatatttattactttggGAATGGAACGGTGGCTCAGTAGTTAATAGTAAAATGGAGAACCTTGAAAGGAGAAATCTCTTTTTTTCGTTTATATAATTCAATATACCTATGTAGCTTTGTTATTTAGATTTCTCACTACTCTTTCTTGTGAGGTTGTAATTCTACTCTAAGGCATTAAGCTTTGACCTtctattatcttttatatttacttatgaAATCCTATTATTTCTCAGGCTTGGGGCACCAGACTTTCATCCCCAAACATCAAATTGTCCCGAGGAGACCTTGACCAGAGAATATTTGCAATCTGGATACAGGGACACAGTTGAGGGACTTGAGGTATGCCATTAGGTGCTTGTTGGGAATGCTCAAATTTTGAGAAgtaattttgtttccttttcttaAATATCTCATTAAGCTGACAAAAAAgcaattatttcattaaaaaactAGACAAAAGATGCATTCAAGTTTACTCTGGTATTTATACCAAATCAAATATTATACTTTTGCAGTTATCCATTTGTTTTCTCTAAGGTCTTAATATTTTCTGCTGAACCCTTGAACTTTCTGTAAATCGTTTTGGTAGCATGTTTCAAGGGTAACTGAAAATTTGGAACTGTAATCAGGcattttcttgtatttttctttccttttttatcaAATTCTTCATCTATCAATGACATTAATAAAGGGCATTACTCTTTTTGGTGTTTACAAATTCGTAGGATTTTACTCTTTAAGTAACtgttattttaaactaatataactacctataataaaaaaaatatctacaaaataaataaaaagtgcctgctataaaattataaaaattatttatattgatttttataattattttttatgaaacttttataatttaataatattttttatctttataattatgataataataattttttattttttatcatcataaaaaaaagtggATGCATATGGAAGTAGTGCATGTGTTTCAACTTGGACCTCTATAAAGGAAATAGGTGTATACTTACGTaacacttttcttttcctttgctTTTTCCATCTTAGTTATGTTGCAGCTATCGTAACATATTCAAGTTTTGATGCTGTCCTTTTCTTTTCAGACAtttttcttccaaataattgataaattatttttctttcacacTATGGTACCAGCTGTGGAGAATAATTACAAAACTTAATGATAAAAAGCAGTCTAGTATTTGCCAAAAATGGGTTATTTATGTTTTGGCGGGTAGTATAATTACTATGTTGTGGTTGGTAGTTACTTGTAATAATTCTTACATTGGTGTGATGATTTGGTTTATTTGTGTGTATCTTTGTTAGTGTCATTGAAGTTGATATTGCAAATTTTCCCTTTAAATTACTAATATGGTTCTTATACTGTTCAAGGCAATTGAAAGAGTGATATGGTCACACGTGCATGCTTTAGAATCATAGTTCTCCTTGATGAGTAATGAAAATATAGAAGTCAATTGTTCTTGCATTAAAATAGGGTAGTTTCAATTCAGCTGTTCAAACCTTCCCTTTTGTCTAGTGTCTTCTATTTTCTGACATTTCCTTGCTCCTGTATCTGTCAGGAAGCCAGAGAAATTTCTCTGACGCAGGTTCCACATTTTAACAAGAATGTTGTTCTTGATTGCAAAGAGGTGACTCTTTTCTCTCggatttttttaagatatttttgcccagtttatttttgtttatatgtcTGCGCTCTTAATTTACTACAAATCTCCATATTTTATTGGTTTTCATTGCAAGGCGATGTGGATATAGGTTAACTTGTAGTTTTTTCATCTAATTTCCAGGCTATTAGAAAACGTTTGAGGGCCATCAATGAATCTCGTGCTCAGAAGAGGAAGGTGATGATCTTTAATATGTCTTATGTTCTATTTATCCTTGCTGAACATTACTTTTATAGTGTATATAATTGTGGTGCTTTTTTCTAGCTTATTTTGGAGTTAATGCACTCTACTAAGTTTGTTATGAAGGTTTTTGATCTACATGTGTGTTTTGGTTTGACAGGCTGGTCAAGTATATGGTGTAGCTCTTTCAGGATCTCAACTTGCCAGGTCTGGAATTTTCCCAGAACTAAGACCTTGTGGTGAGGACTTCCAGAAGAAATGGATTGAGGTATACTTACTCCTACTGTTCTGTTCTCTGTGCAACTTGTATACCTGCTGTGATACCTCACATTTGTTTCTAAAACATTTTTGGCAAATTTATGTAAATGAAGCACTGGATTTTGAATGGCTAGTAACATAGTAGTAGATGGTTTTATCTCGATGTGATTGGCTGCATGATGTGAATATGGAGGGATCTGTAATTCTTATAAGCTGATATGACCAATTTAGGAGAATTGTTATATGGTTTAATATGATGAATTTCTTAGGTTTTTGTGGTTAAAGCTGACAAGTTGTTATGGCTGTAAAATCCTTATACACTCTTTTTTTAACATTACTTGATGGTTCAGTGTTTATTGGTAActcttaaaaattttatttatagggTTTATCTCAGCAGCACAAGCGGTTACGCTCTTTAGCTGATCATGTTCCTCATGGTTACAAAAGGGCATCACTTTTAGACGTTCTTATAAGGAATAACGTTCCATTGCTTAGGGCCACCTGGTTTATCAAGGTTACTTACCTCAATCAGGTAGGAATGCTTTAGTTTTGGTATATTTACCTAGATccttattcattttaatatgtGCTGATTATGATTGAGTTTTCCAGGTTCAACCTGGTTCTGTTGGTATTTCTTCTGGAACTGCTGACAAGATTCAACTCTCACGTTCCGATGTTTGGACCAAAGATGTTATCAATTACTTGCAAGCCCTTCTGGATGAATTTTTGTCAAAGAATGTTTCCCATTCTGCTTGTCATGGTAGAGAGCGATCACCACAAATACCTGGACCACTGCAGAACAAAAGTGATCCATTATTATCTGTTACTGATGGTGAAGGACCATCCTTACATTTTAGATGGTGGTATATTGTACGGCTTCTGCAATGGCATCATGCTGAAGGGCTGCTTCATCCATCTCTTGTCATTGATTGGGTGTTTACTCAACTACAGGTATTTACTTTCTACATCGTTTGTGTTTGATGAGTACAATGTGCTAATGAAACTAAAAGTGTACTGTATATGCCTTCCACTGATTTCAACTTTTGTGTTGATTTCTCACATTTCTGTTCCTTTCAGGAAAAAGATTTGCTTGAGGTTTGGCAGCTGTTATTGCCTATTATATATGGTTTTTTAGAAACTATTGTACTATCTCAAACTTATGTGCGTACCCTTGCTGGACTAGCTCTTCGTGTCGTTCGTGATCCTGCTCCAGGTGGTTCAGATCTGGTAGATAATTCCAGGAGGGCATACACAACTTGTGCTGTGATTGAGATGCTTCAGTATTTAATACTTGTGGTGCCAGATACTTTTGTTGCTTTGGATTGCTTTCCTTTACCTTCTTCTGTTATTTCTCATGCAATGAACGATGGGAATTTTGTACTAAAATCAACTGAAGCTGCAGGCAAggtaaaaaatagttcagatGATTTTGGTCGCATTATTTCACGCATTCAGAAACATACAGAGGATCTTGCTAAGGCTTCAATCCCAGGCTCTCCAGGTCATTGTCTGGCTAAAGTGGCAAAAGCCTTGGATAAGGCTGTTGTTCTGGGTGATTTGCATGTtgcatataaatttctttttgatGATCTTTGTGGTGGAACTGTATCTGAAGGCTGGGTTGCAAAAGTCAGCCCTTGCTTAAGGTTATCTTTGAAATGGTTTGGGACTGTGAATACACCCCTTATATATTCTGTGTTTTTCCTTTGTGAGTGGGCAACATGTGATTTTAGGGATTTTCGTGGTTCCCCTCCTCATGACATTAAGTTTACTGGTAGGAAAGATCTTTCCCAGGTGCATATAGCTGTTAGGCTTTTAAAGATGAAGATTAAGGATGTGAAGATTTCACTGAAACAAACAAATGAATATCACAGAGCCAGTCATTTTGCAAAGAATTCGGGGCGGCGGCCTAATTCAAATTATGTGGGTAAAGTATCCAGACTGAAATCTAGTTCAAAAAGTACAGGTTCTTCAGTTATATTTGAAAGCCCAGGACCACTTCATGATATTATAGTATGCTGGATTGATCAGCATGTGGTACATAAAGGGGAAGGTTCCAAGCGCCTACAACTATTTATGGTGGAACTCATACGTGCTGGCATCTTTTATCCCTTGGCATATGTACGCCAGCTGATAGTCAGTGGGATCATGGATGCGAATGTAAATTTGGTTGACATGGAGCGACGGAGGAGACATTATCGCATCTTAAAGCAGTTACCTGGATGCTTTATCCATGATGTTTTGGAAGAGTCAGGAATTGTTGATGGGGTGCATCTCAAAGAAGCATTACAAATTTACTTGAATGAACGTCGCCTTATACTTCGGAGTCCTCTTAGTGAGTCCCATGATGATGCCAGCGGTACTGATTTACCTCTtctaaagagaaaaaaatatcctGCTTCAATAAAGGATGAAGTTTCTGGAATTACAATTGATCAGAGAAATGTTATTTCTACCACAAAAAATGTAAAGGATAATGCTAAGATTGAAGAACTAAGAACAGCTATTTCAGTACTGTTACAGCTACCTAATTGTTCATCTAATTTGAGTGCTACAGGCTGTGATGAATCTGAAGGCACTGTTAGAAGATCTATTGGGTCTCAGAACAGCAAAATTGATCCAGTGGAGGGTACACCTGGGTGTGAAGAATGTAGCAGAACAAAGAGACAAAAGTTAAGTGAGGAAAGAAACTCATTCGTACAAGGGCATTCCCCAGTTCAATCTGATGATGACGATGTATGGTGGGTGAAAAAGGGAATGAAATCCCCGGAGCCTCTCAAAGTTGATCAACCACAAAAGTTAACCAAGCAGGTCACGAAGAGTAGGCAGAAGAATGTGCGTAAAACTCAGAGTCTCGCTCAACTGGCAGCTTCTAGAATTGAGGGTAGCCAAGGGGCATCAACTAGTCATGTTTGTGGAAGCAAGGTAAACTGCCCTCACCATAAAACTACTATGGATGTGGATGGGCAGAGGTCTGTGGATATCATCCCGACAAGTCATTTTGGAGATATAGTTTCCATTGGAAAAGCTCTAAAGCAGCTACGTTTTGTTGAGAAAAGGGCAATAGCCATTTGGCTGCTGAGTGTTGTTAGACAGGTAATTGAAGAAACGGATAAAAATATTGGTAAAGTTGGTCAGTTTGGCAGGCCTTTTTCTGTTGCTGATGATAGAAGCTCAATACGGTGGAAACTGGGTGAGGATGAACTTTCTGTGATACTGTATTTGATGGATATCTCCCATGATTTGGTATCAGCTGTCAAGTTCCTCCTTTGGTTGCTGCCGAGGCTTCTTAATAGCCCCAATTCCACAATTCATTCTGGGAGGAATGTGCTGATGCCAGCAAGGAATGCGGAAAACCAAGTTTGTGACGTGGGAGAGGCTTTTCTGCTTTCA harbors:
- the LOC108321194 gene encoding mediator of RNA polymerase II transcription subunit 12 isoform X1; this translates as MQRYHAGSCTSAVNNSAIGGPSTRDTGRSDSPSLPANFSVSSRRQPPLNPYKLKCDKEPLNSRLGAPDFHPQTSNCPEETLTREYLQSGYRDTVEGLEEAREISLTQVPHFNKNVVLDCKEAIRKRLRAINESRAQKRKAGQVYGVALSGSQLARSGIFPELRPCGEDFQKKWIEGLSQQHKRLRSLADHVPHGYKRASLLDVLIRNNVPLLRATWFIKVTYLNQVQPGSVGISSGTADKIQLSRSDVWTKDVINYLQALLDEFLSKNVSHSACHGRERSPQIPGPLQNKSDPLLSVTDGEGPSLHFRWWYIVRLLQWHHAEGLLHPSLVIDWVFTQLQEKDLLEVWQLLLPIIYGFLETIVLSQTYVRTLAGLALRVVRDPAPGGSDLVDNSRRAYTTCAVIEMLQYLILVVPDTFVALDCFPLPSSVISHAMNDGNFVLKSTEAAGKVKNSSDDFGRIISRIQKHTEDLAKASIPGSPGHCLAKVAKALDKAVVLGDLHVAYKFLFDDLCGGTVSEGWVAKVSPCLRLSLKWFGTVNTPLIYSVFFLCEWATCDFRDFRGSPPHDIKFTGRKDLSQVHIAVRLLKMKIKDVKISLKQTNEYHRASHFAKNSGRRPNSNYVGKVSRLKSSSKSTGSSVIFESPGPLHDIIVCWIDQHVVHKGEGSKRLQLFMVELIRAGIFYPLAYVRQLIVSGIMDANVNLVDMERRRRHYRILKQLPGCFIHDVLEESGIVDGVHLKEALQIYLNERRLILRSPLSESHDDASGTDLPLLKRKKYPASIKDEVSGITIDQRNVISTTKNVKDNAKIEELRTAISVLLQLPNCSSNLSATGCDESEGTVRRSIGSQNSKIDPVEGTPGCEECSRTKRQKLSEERNSFVQGHSPVQSDDDDVWWVKKGMKSPEPLKVDQPQKLTKQVTKSRQKNVRKTQSLAQLAASRIEGSQGASTSHVCGSKVNCPHHKTTMDVDGQRSVDIIPTSHFGDIVSIGKALKQLRFVEKRAIAIWLLSVVRQVIEETDKNIGKVGQFGRPFSVADDRSSIRWKLGEDELSVILYLMDISHDLVSAVKFLLWLLPRLLNSPNSTIHSGRNVLMPARNAENQVCDVGEAFLLSSLRRYENILVAADLIPEALSSAMHRAATIVASNGRVSGSGVLAFARYLLRKYGNVASVIEWEKTFKATCDTRLSSELDSCRSVDGELGLPLGVPAGVEDPDDFFRQKISGGRLPSRVGAGMREVVQHKVEEAFRFLFGKDRKLFAAGTLKGLPPVEKWDNGYQIAQQIVMGLIDCIRQTGGAAQEGDPSLVSSAVSAIVGSVGPTLAKIPDFSSGSNHSNITSASNLLNDARCILRMHITCLGLLKEALGERQSRVFDIALATEASTALAGVFTPSKASRSQFQTFPEVHDSSNTISNDMGSNSNKVVVAKTTKIAAAVSALFVGAIIYGVTSLERMVTVLRLKEGLDAVQFVRSTRSTSNGNARSVMAFKMDSSIEVHVHWFRLLVGNCRTICEGLVVELLGEPFIMALSRMQRMLPLNLVFPPAYSIFAFIRWRPFILNATVREDMNQIYQSLIVAITEAIKHLPFRDVCFRDCQGLYDLMSADNSDSDFANLLEFNGSDMHLKLTAFVPLRSRLFLNAIIDCKMPQSIYAKDDGSRISGPGESKVKPTDSGSKLQDMLVHILDTLQPAKFHWQWVLLRLLLNEQALIEKVENHDVPLADAIKLSSPSPEKAASASENENNFIQILLTRLLVRPDAAPLFAELIHLFGRSLEDSMLLQAKWFLGGQDVLFGRKAIRQRLHNIAVNKKLSVKTQFWEPWGWCSPTTDSLTIKGDNKKFDSTSLEEGEVVEEGTYLKRCQQQVIERALIELLLPCIDQSSDEARNSFATDLVKQLNYIETHITAITGGSKPVGSAPAGVEGQPNKVNNRKNLRTGSAALSRRPTVATDSSPPSPAALRVSMSLRLQLLLRFLPTLCTDREPSVRSTRQFLASVIFRLLGSRVVHQDADISANAVPLPTREAESSSEVASAAFVDSSSQSLFDRLLLVLHGLLSSYPPSWLRPKPSKTNNEPTIDRELLETLQNELDRMQLPDTVRWRIQAAMPVLIPSMRCSLSCQPPSVSNSALMCIQPGTANPGVNPSSSTIPQRGPALSRVASNVSGKPKRQDNDLEIDPWTLLEDGAGSIPLAGNTASLGSGDHVNIRAASWLKGAVRVRRTDLTYVGAVDDDS